A window of Actinomycetota bacterium contains these coding sequences:
- a CDS encoding bifunctional alpha,alpha-trehalose-phosphate synthase (UDP-forming)/trehalose-phosphatase, translating into MQRVIIVSNRLPVSVEKRAGAVAVKRSVGGVATGLGSFHDAHESLWVGWAEVSEARLSSEERERIRIELAEKHRCVPVFLTAADVRGFYAGFSNQTLWPLFHQFTQYARFDADNWAVYERVNRKYCEAVLEVARPGDTIWVQDYQLMLLPKMLREKMPDAKIGFFLHIPFPCFEVFRMLPWRREILEGLLGSDLIGFHTYDYVSEFLSSARRILAVEEQHGRVVVDERLVIVDAFPMGIDYNRYAKGAASPKARKKAEGITAGAVGCKVVLSVDRLDYTKGIPERLRAYDAFLDRHPEWRNKVSLICVAVPSRTRVEEYARLKKDVERLVGSINGKHGTLDWTPVRYLYRSLPFPTLSSMYAASDVAYVTPLRDGMNLIAKEYVASRGDTGGVLVLSEMAGTAQELSEALQVNPYDLDGMVEALETALTMPPKEQRERMTSMQHRVSRYTVSRWAEEFLDSLEQVKLTQFAYDAQLLHEPARDRLLRSYRGAKRRLLMLDYDGTLVPFAPTPRQARPSARVHNLLKQLASDPRNEVVVISGRQRTSLEEWLGDLPVDLVAEHGVWLRVRGDQWVTAEPVTDEWKPRISPVLDLFADRTPGSFVEEKDSSLAWHYRAIHPAFAETRVAELKAALVGIASDLDVTIVEGHRVVEIKSARVNKGSAAHRWMGQEDVEFVLAIGDDRTDEDMFEMAPDDAWTIKVGRGSTHAHFSVPGVKEVHDLLARMAEADAT; encoded by the coding sequence ATGCAGCGGGTCATCATCGTCTCCAACCGGCTTCCCGTATCTGTCGAGAAGCGAGCGGGCGCTGTCGCGGTCAAGCGCAGCGTCGGCGGCGTGGCGACCGGACTGGGATCGTTTCACGACGCGCACGAGAGCCTCTGGGTCGGCTGGGCCGAGGTGTCCGAAGCGCGTCTCTCCTCCGAGGAACGCGAGCGCATCCGAATCGAGTTGGCCGAGAAGCACCGCTGCGTGCCGGTGTTCCTCACTGCCGCGGATGTGCGCGGTTTCTACGCGGGGTTCTCGAACCAGACCTTGTGGCCGCTGTTCCACCAGTTCACCCAGTACGCCAGGTTCGATGCCGACAACTGGGCCGTCTACGAGCGTGTCAACCGCAAGTACTGCGAGGCGGTCCTCGAAGTCGCCCGGCCGGGAGACACCATATGGGTCCAGGACTACCAGCTGATGCTGCTGCCCAAGATGCTGAGAGAGAAGATGCCGGACGCCAAGATCGGCTTCTTCCTGCACATACCGTTTCCCTGTTTCGAGGTCTTCCGAATGCTGCCGTGGCGTCGCGAGATACTCGAGGGGCTTCTCGGCAGCGATCTGATCGGGTTTCACACCTACGACTATGTGAGCGAGTTTCTGAGCAGCGCCCGACGCATCTTGGCTGTCGAGGAGCAGCATGGTCGGGTGGTGGTGGACGAACGTCTCGTGATCGTGGATGCATTCCCCATGGGTATCGACTACAATCGCTACGCCAAAGGGGCTGCTTCACCCAAGGCACGCAAGAAAGCCGAGGGCATCACAGCCGGTGCGGTCGGCTGCAAGGTCGTGCTCTCAGTCGATCGGCTCGACTACACCAAGGGCATTCCCGAGCGTCTGCGCGCGTACGACGCGTTCCTCGACCGGCATCCGGAGTGGCGAAACAAGGTGTCGCTGATCTGTGTCGCGGTGCCTTCGCGCACTCGAGTCGAGGAGTACGCGAGACTCAAGAAAGATGTCGAGCGGTTGGTGGGATCCATCAACGGCAAGCACGGGACGCTCGACTGGACTCCGGTGCGCTACCTGTACCGCTCCCTGCCGTTCCCCACCCTGTCGAGCATGTACGCCGCATCGGATGTCGCCTACGTCACTCCGCTGCGTGACGGCATGAATCTGATCGCGAAGGAGTACGTGGCCTCACGCGGCGACACCGGTGGCGTCCTCGTGCTCTCCGAGATGGCCGGAACTGCGCAGGAGCTCAGCGAGGCGCTGCAGGTCAACCCCTACGACTTGGACGGTATGGTCGAGGCGTTGGAGACGGCGCTCACCATGCCGCCCAAGGAACAGCGTGAGCGGATGACCTCCATGCAGCATAGGGTGAGTCGCTACACCGTCTCGCGATGGGCCGAGGAGTTCCTGGACTCCCTGGAACAGGTGAAGCTCACGCAGTTCGCATATGACGCACAACTGCTTCACGAGCCGGCGCGAGATCGGCTCTTGCGCTCGTACCGCGGCGCGAAACGCCGGCTCCTCATGCTCGACTATGACGGGACCCTCGTGCCCTTCGCACCAACCCCACGACAGGCACGCCCGTCGGCACGGGTGCACAACCTGCTGAAGCAACTGGCGTCGGACCCCCGAAACGAGGTCGTCGTCATTTCCGGTCGGCAGCGGACGTCGCTCGAAGAATGGCTCGGTGACCTGCCGGTCGACCTGGTGGCCGAACACGGCGTATGGCTGCGCGTCCGAGGTGATCAATGGGTCACAGCCGAGCCGGTGACCGACGAATGGAAGCCCCGGATCAGTCCCGTTCTCGACCTGTTCGCGGATCGTACGCCGGGCTCATTCGTCGAAGAGAAAGACTCTTCTCTTGCCTGGCACTACCGCGCGATCCACCCAGCGTTCGCCGAAACGCGAGTGGCCGAGCTGAAAGCGGCTCTCGTGGGAATCGCCAGCGACCTCGACGTGACGATCGTTGAGGGGCACAGGGTCGTCGAGATCAAGTCGGCGAGAGTCAACAAGGGCAGCGCGGCACATCGGTGGATGGGCCAGGAGGACGTCGAGTTCGTGCTCGCCATCGGCGACGATCGCACTGACGAGGACATGTTCGAGATGGCACCCGACGATGCATGGACCATCAAGGTGGGTCGCGGCTCCACCCATGCTCATTTCTCAGTTCCCGGAGTCAAGGAAGTGCATGATCTACTCGCCCGAATGGCGGAGGCTGATGCGACGTGA